Genomic DNA from Phyllopteryx taeniolatus isolate TA_2022b chromosome 10, UOR_Ptae_1.2, whole genome shotgun sequence:
GCACTCAAACCATTAGATCATTTTAAATTGGAAatacaaaaccaacaaaacggAAGAAAGGTTATCGAAATACTTTTACAGAAGCCTTTAGACCGAGAACAGGAGGAGAGCCTGACACTCATGCTGATTGCGTCAGATGGTGGCGAGCCACATCGATCAGGGACGGCGAGAATTCAAATCACTGTGCTGGACGCCAACGACAACGCGCCAGTGTGCACTCAACCTGTTTACAAGGTCGATGTGCGAGAAAATTCACCTGCAGGAACCTTGATCGCGACTGTGAGTGCAAGCGACGCTGATGCGGGCCTCAATCGTGACGTCACATATTCCACTCCTCATATTACCAAAGATGAGAGAGACCTTTTTAGTGTAGATGTTAAAACAGGAGAGATTAAAATCATTGGTCAACTAGATTTTGAAAAATCACAGAGTTATGAGTTAAACGTCCAGGCTAGTGACCACGGAGGCTTTACAGACACGTGTAAGGTTTTCATCAACATAATTGATGAGAACGACAACGTCCCCACAATCAAGTTGATGTCCTTTTCTCAGTCCATACCTGAGGATTCTCCCCCAGGTGCAACCGTGGCTGTTTTTAACGTGAATGATGACGACGCTGACGGCAACGGTGTTGTCAAGTGTGCCATTAACGCTGACGTCCCGTTTAAAATCGAGTCTTCGTTAGCGGGTTACTACACCATAGTGACCGAAAACTTCTTAGACCGGGAAAGCGTCCCCGAATATAACGTGACCATCACAGTGTCCGACCAAGGCTCTCCGCCTCTGTCTAGTAGTCAAAACGTCAACGTTCAAATATCCGATGTGAACGACAACCCGCCCGAATTCCATCAGTCGCAATACAGGAAGACCGTAGCAGAGAACAACCCTCCCGGTTTTTCCGTCTTGACCGTCAGTGCCGGTGACGCGGACTGGGGCCGGAACGCTCGAGTGTCTTACTTCCTGGAGGAGAAAGAAGTTCACGGAGCAGCCGTGTCTTCTTTTGTCTCGGTCCATCCGGAGAGCGGCGTCGTCCGCGCGCTGCGATCCTTCGATTACGAACAAATCAAGTCGTTCGACTTCAACGTGAGCGCCCGCGACTCCGGATCCCCTCCGCTGAGCTCCGCGGCCGCCGTTCGCATCCTGATCCGGGACCAGAACGACAACGCCCCTCAGGTCCTGTACCCGGTCCAGCCGCACGCCGAAATGGTGCCTCGTTCGGCAGACGCGGGCTATCTGGTGACTAAAGTGGTGGCCGTGGATGTGGACTCTGGACAGAACGCCTGGCTCTCCTATAAAGTGCAGCACAAATTTGGGGGCGCAGACAGGGGGGCGCTGTTTGAAGTGGGCCTCCACAATGGAGAAATGCGAACTGTCCGCCAAGTGACTGATAAAGATGCTGTCAAACAAAGACTGACTGTCGTAGTGGAGGACAACGGGCAGCCCTCTCGTTCGGCTACGGTCGCGGTGAACGTGGCGCTGGCGGACGGCTTTTCCGAAGTGCTGAGGTCGGAGTTCGCCGACGACTTTAGCGAGGACTACGACGACCGGCTGACTTTTTACTTAGTCTCGGCTTTGGCCGCGGTCTCCTTCCTCTTCGTCGCCTGCTTGCTGCTTATCGTGTCGCTCAAAGTGTACAGGTGGAGACGGTCTCGCGTCCTGTACCGCTCCGACCTCCCCGTCATTCCGTATTATCCGCCGCGCTACTGCGACACTTTGGGGACGGCGGGGACGCTCCCG
This window encodes:
- the LOC133485203 gene encoding protocadherin beta-9-like encodes the protein MERLWMRAVRGRWRTLFVVLCLCELRSVSGQARYSIPEEQAEGSFVGNIARDLGLDVARLVAGKARIISKGGRQYVDFKPDKGTLVIQERIDREELCGKTTPCSFTFDIILENPIQLYPVRILIRDQNDNAPQVLYPVQPHAEMVPRSADAGYLVTKVVAVDVDSGQNAWLSYKVQHKFGGADRGALFEVGLHNGEMRTVRQVTDKDAVKQRLTVVVEDNGQPSRSATVAVNVALADGFSEVLRSEFADDFSEDYDDRLTFYLVSALAAVSFLFVACLLLIVSLKVYRWRRSRVLYRSDLPVIPYYPPRYCDTLGTAGTLPHVYNYEACAAAKSHVTNTQAVSQSLVSVDGADADVPHGGEQTSGNCSRMSTLCSSLLCRCHLAPESFA